The nucleotide sequence CAGATCCCGAGACTCGAAAACTTTGGCCATATTCCGAGCATCTTTATGATCGCCTTAGATCTCCGCTGGCTGCCAACATATTTTTACACGccaaacattttattttgacaGGCATGCGATTTGCACGCTTAATTGAGACAGGTGCATTCCAAGGAGGGGGTGAAAAAGGGGTGAGGGGGGGCGGAAAAGGGGGAGTTTTCCTGGGGAAAAATCGAGGAGGAAGTGCGGCCAAGCTGCGACATGTGTTCGCTTATGGTGTCGCACAAATGCGGAGATTTATCATCGTGCCACATGCTACGTGTGTTTTCCATTTCGTCGCCTGCGCTCCGCTGCCATTTTCGCGATTTTCACAATTTTCACGGGAAAAGCCAGCGACGCTCGCCAAATGCAAAATTAACAACCTAATTAATAGTTGGCCCCGCCAGGACAGGTCTCTTATGCCATCTGAAATGGTTATATGCCACGGTTCCCATTCCACCCACtctttctgtttctgtttggGGCAGCTGCTATTTAAGTGCAGGGCCTTTTTCGCTCAGTGCATCGATGCCAGGCGGCAGCCACGCCCACCCAACTTGTTGGCAATAGCATTTGGCCGGGTGCTTTAATGGATTTTATCTGGGGTATGATGGGGCAAAGGGAAGGTTCTATGAAATTTTTATTCACCAAAACATTTCAAGCGAATAGAAATAATTTTAGCTTTTAATGGttaattatttcattaatttaGTCCATCCTATTTTTTATCTACTTTATATTTTgcgaattatttatttttatacatttatttctttctagaacattaaacatttttgagaCTTGACAGATTCCGTTTTTTGAAACTCATATCTATACTTATATATAAGTAAGTACTTTCAAATGGTGTCACTTTAATAATATCTTAATTAAAACTCCTTTTTTAGagaatatattaaataatgaATGAACAAATTAAgggaagtattttaaaaattaccaTATTCTATCCACAGCAGTCTAAGGTATCTTTGTAGTCGAAGAACGTGTCTTAGCATTTCGAACATGTCGCTTTTCTGTTTTTTAATTGGACCCATCTCGGGATCCCGCCAATATTTCGAGCAGCGGAACCGCAAACTAGGAGTAACTAACGGCCAGCGGGCGGCGCTGTCAAAGTCAGCTGCTTCCCTATGCCATATCCTATATCCTATATCCCATAACCCCTGCTCCCTATACCCCTATACCATCTCGGTGGAAACGTCTAAAACGCTGAAAAATTCCAAATTGACTGCCGGACCCCTGGATGTCCGTGTCCGAGTCGACTATTGAAGGCGTTTGCGGTTGGACTTTTCGTTTCGGGCCGGACGTTTATTGAACATTTTTACTTGCGGTTCGGCTCGGAAGCCCCGGGAAAAATGGTATATGCTATATGGCGGAGGAGCCGGAAGAAAGGGGGCTCctttattaatttttgtgtGAGCTCGCCTCGATTTCACGGACAGCCTTAAATGCAAATCGCTGCAAATGGGATTTGCTGAAGAGGAGGTTTACTGGCAGCCAGCGAAATTGGCCAAAAAAATGCGTTAAATGCAAATTGGATAAGATGTCGTGTCGGAGGAGGGAGGACTTGCATGTGGCTGCCAAGGCGGATATCCTGCGCCCATCACATGGATGGTGGGCTAAAACAGAAGCCGGGCCGCGAGATCCGAGAAGGGGAAACTTTAAAGTGGATTATATCTCGAGGATGTCGGGGACATCCCCCAGTACGTCCAAGTGCTATCTCCTGCGCTTTGGAAACATAAATCCGTGAGTTTTTGCGAGCGAAATTTATGGCGCTCGCGACACTCGCGAAAGTTttggcggcggcggcggcattGTTGTATTTATGACCGCGACATGACCTGCTCACATAAACGGTCCTCGAGTAACGAGTCCTGAATCTAGAATCCAGGATCCCGAGATCCGAACGTGCAGGACCTGCTCGGAAATTGGATTTGCCGGAGGATGCTTGGAGCATCCTTGGGCAAAGCTGCGCCTCTTAAATCTGCACGCCTGTCAATTTATGTTTTTGATCGAAATTTATGTCCTCTTCGCCGTTCTAATGAGCGAAATGCAGCGCAGAAATTACAAGGACCCCAGGAAAACAGGAGCCTGGCACTTTGCCCCAATTCCAATCGAAGTTAATTACGTGGAACATTCGCAGTTCAATCTGGCGATTTGCATTGGCCAACCCCCGCAGGAAAAAATATTTGTGGGAAGTGAAATCCATTCAACCGGATGCAGGAAGTCTGGATTCTGCTTATGACTGCAGAATCTGTATGGTAAAGTGACTTTGGGAGTGTGTTTGCCCAATGTCTCCGGGCTGAATGGTCAGTCAGTTCGGTCCCAAACGTGGCCATAATTATTGTTATGTTAATGGTGACCATCGGCAGGGGAGACTGAGAGCAGCTTTCGGGGTTGATTGGGCCTCCTCTTGACCATAAAGCCATCGCCATGATTTGGGGTATCGACAAATGTTGTTTGTCCATCGGTTTCCACGTTCTATTTTCTGTTTGCCCTGCGACTTTGCATAAAAATGGATGAGTGGTGACCCGGAATGGGGGGAATTGCTTATGAAGCCTTTGTCAGAAATCAAAGTTTACTATTCGGTCTTTGGTTTCATTTTCGGAAGATATACCAAGGTATTTTTTGTACTCCTTTGGAAGAATTCTATCAAGTATCTTATAAATACTCTAGTTATTTAATTGATGGAATTAAAAGAATTAGTTATTTAACCACAGATTTTACACCATACCATTTTTATGTAATATTTGTTTAgcttaaatataaaaagtacCAAAAATCACCCTGCGAATTCACCCTAAGTACCTACTCTCAAAATCTGAAACGctatttttaatgaaagaaAGATCTAAATATTCAAATAGAAGCTTCGCAGGCCTATCATCTGATAATGAGAAGCGTGGAGAATGTCTTTGCTTTTCCAGCTAAGTGCCAGAAAGTGTGCCACGGTTTTCTGGCCGGCCCATTAGGTTCACTCCCAGTTATCCTGGAGAAAGGGGGCGTGGCGTTAGCACTCCTTTTTTACGATTCACCACGGCTCTTGGAGCAAAGAAAGGGGCGATCTGCAGATCTGATGCAGAAGTCGGCGGTCTGATAGGTGTGACACATACCGTGATTGAtgaaatgtttgccacgcaAGCCAACCGAAAAGAGGAAGACCAACTAATTTCCACATTTTTCACATTTACGAAGACAAATTGAGGTGCGAACTTGGGTCGAGGCAATAAAAGTGCCGAGTatcaaaacaacaaaatcttGGCCATAAAAAAAGAGGTGGATTTCCCAGAAAAGGGGGAGGAAGGGTTGCTCGCTTCAAACTGGCGATGGCAGGCATGCGAAATTCCCGATTGCCAATTGTTTCTCGATTCTCGAGGAGATGGGCATCCGCCAAAAAATCCCTGGGAGCTGAGAAGTCGCATTATGAGCAGGgcaaccaaaacaaaaaaaagggaaaggGACTGGAATCGGTCCACTATAAAAGTCAATATCTGGGACAATAAATTGCTACTCCTTCGATACAGTTCCACTCTGCTTTTGAGTTAGAGTTCGTGGCGAATCGTTCGCCATTCGAGTTTTCCTATTTCGGTTTAGTTTTCcatttcatttcgttttatATGCCCGGTTCGCCGAAAGTTGTCAACGGCCATAAACGCCAACCACCCACCACTTTCCTTTGACTTTTCACTGAAAACCCAACACCAGCCGCAGACTTTTCCCCCTCCCCCGCCCGATTTCCATTAGCATAATGTCTGATTCGCCGATTTCCCAGGCCCTCCACTCCGCTCCTCTCACTTTCGATTTGCCACAattccattttatttatttgccgGCCAGcgaaattacattttaaaaagtttacttctcgtttgttttatttgtttctgtTTCAGGGGGTACAACAAATTTTTATTGCTAATGTATGCGCATGGGAAATTGATTCCGGCCCCCAGGTCCAAGTTTTCCTCATGGAGGTTGGTTGAGATTTTCCATCTTAATTCTGCGCGACCTTGAAGGCGGCTTCTTAATTGTTAATCGAGTGCCAATGCCATGTCAGCGGGACGACCTTGGCCAGAAGTAGGGGATCCATTATTTTTGGCAAATCTGGTTCAAGAGCAAAAATCGAGGGAGAAGAACTGCGAATTTTCCGAGGCTCGGCACCAAAATAGACTGGCCACAGCGAAGACATCTGGTTCGTATAAaatcgaaatggaaatggaaaacaCGCACTTTTTCCTTTATCTCTATCTCAGCTTGTGAAACAGTTCACGAACAGCACAGTGATCTTCGGGATCGATGGCTCCCATGGCCACTTGGTACAGTAGAGCCTGCAGTATGAAGGGCATTCGCTGGCTGCGGTCCATGCTGCACCAGGTGATTCTTTTCTCGTTTTTAAGCGACGAATCCTTGACCGATGGAAAAGCCTCGCGAAAACTCCTGGTGAAACTCTCGCTGAAGTTTTCGTAGGGGGTTTCCTTCAGATCATCGCCTGTCAAAGCCTTCCACTGAAAACGAAGTTTTGCCGCTGGCTTCAGAGAGTCCCATGATGCTGATTTACAAGTCGATGTTATATAGTCTTCATATAAAGCCTGGGCGCTATCCTCCAACTCTTTGAGCTCCTCTTCAGGCGGTGGATTTTCATCAAAACCGCTGGTTTTCTCCTTGCCTCCAGCCAACCTAGATTTGTTTGAACATTTCTTTTGGGGAAAAAGACCCTTTAAAAAATGCACAAGTTTCGTGTTTATTCCCTCTTTTTGGTCATCATCATCTTCTGAATCCTCTTCAAAGCAGTCATCGTCTATGGAAAAAGTTGTTTGACACCCAAAATTTCTCTTTTTTCTAGAGCACTTTGGCTCCTCCTTGAAAGTTACTCTACTTCTGGGGTTTTCCTCGCATGAATCCTCTTTTTTAGGGCACTGTTTCCTGTGATTCTTGTCTAGATCATCGTCCTCATCTTTGTATGCCTCGAAAATTAGGTCCAATTGGCTCGTGTTCAAGTCGGAAAATCGAATAAGACGCGGCTCACATCGCTCCTCACCATCGTAGGTGACCAAAGGACCTGGGTACTCGTGCCTTATTGTATAACTAGGACGGGTCACCAGTTGCCTCGCTATATCGTCTTTACTTCGCACTCTTTGTATAGCTAACGTTTCATCTGAATCGGAAGACGAAGATCCAGAGACTAGATTGCTAAATATCTGTTTTAGTAAACAATACAGATCGGCACTTAAAAATTTGCATAACGTATCCATGGCTTAAAAAATTTATGAATtgtatataatatttaaagataTTACTTAACATTTACTGAATTTTGTCCTTTAACTCAATGCCTTCTAAACATGCTTCCAAAACTCATACGATTTTCCAAATGTTCCTATGATAACGCTTTCAAAGGAATCCCAATTTTACCCTGCTTAATTTAGTGTTCATGAAAATATATGGCTCCGCATTATAAATGCGAAAAATACTCGTTCTATAAAAATCAGACGGGGGGCGGGTCCAAATATGACAGCAAATTCTGCTATATTAAAAATGCTGCTGTagctgcaaaaaaaaaaggaaaaatatcagaatagaaataaaaagtcGAAACCGAAAGGAAAACATTTGGATATTCACATTTATTCGCTTCTCTCCTCGTTTATTTATGATTTCTGCTTATTATCTGGGGCGGGGTTTTGGGGAATCGCAATTGGAACGTTCATATTCATTCTTCCGATTAAGCAGTTTTCATGGTCATCGCCAAACGTTCGCGAATCATGgccgaaataaaataaaataagtggCCTAAATAAAAAGCCGGCGGGCTGAAGGGCAAAGTAAACCTCTCTGCG is from Drosophila suzukii chromosome 3, CBGP_Dsuzu_IsoJpt1.0, whole genome shotgun sequence and encodes:
- the LOC108008039 gene encoding uncharacterized protein translates to MDTLCKFLSADLYCLLKQIFSNLVSGSSSSDSDETLAIQRVRSKDDIARQLVTRPSYTIRHEYPGPLVTYDGEERCEPRLIRFSDLNTSQLDLIFEAYKDEDDDLDKNHRKQCPKKEDSCEENPRSRVTFKEEPKCSRKKRNFGCQTTFSIDDDCFEEDSEDDDDQKEGINTKLVHFLKGLFPQKKCSNKSRLAGGKEKTSGFDENPPPEEELKELEDSAQALYEDYITSTCKSASWDSLKPAAKLRFQWKALTGDDLKETPYENFSESFTRSFREAFPSVKDSSLKNEKRITWCSMDRSQRMPFILQALLYQVAMGAIDPEDHCAVRELFHKLR